Part of the Poecilia reticulata strain Guanapo linkage group LG2, Guppy_female_1.0+MT, whole genome shotgun sequence genome is shown below.
GACCCACATTGACCGCTTCCCAGCTGGACCGGGTTGCGTTTGTGCACCGCCGTGGCCCCAGGTAGAAACCGGACAGCGGGGAAAAGTCCGAGCTGCACTGcgttcttcttctcttctttgttttgctcgATGCAGTGGTTGAGCCACACCGCCCACTGTGTTCAGCAGTCACCCACTTTGCACACCTACTATTAAAGCCTGACCTGAAACATCCACCTGCACAGAGGAGAACACCAAGATATCATTTCACCTTTATCCCTggctttatttacttcaaataCTAAAGTATGGCTGGAAAGGATTTAAACTAGTAAtgtgaaaaatagtttttcatatttggacattttgacAGTGGTGagaaatcaaaataatatatatttaaaaaaatgtgcatcatATGTGGGGCCAGttgaaaaaataagaataaagctGAGGCAGAACTGGACACTGACCCAATATATGTCAGTATGTCAGCCAAACAGGGTCTGAGAGTGTAGAAATTAAGTTataggcctagtcaaagcccctTTTTTTCCTTATTCAGCAGCAATATCACATGAGAGAGAAAGAACAGTTGCTATAAAGCAGggtttaattaatatttaaatgtattaattttgtgGTGTTATTTCAAGATGCCCTTAGCATCTCATATTAGCAATTAGCCCTTgatgaagcttactggaaaaTGAGTTCAATGCGAACTGTGGGATCTCTGTCAACAATATGACATCTTAAACATTCCTCTTGGTCTGACTACAATTCTTAAACAGCGAATTGTTTTCCCATTCATCAGTGTCGGTGTCAAATCCgtgtcatcgttcacaactccTGATTGGCCAAGTTGAAATCCCACTGGAGAAATCAGGCAGAATTGGATAGAAAGGCAAATGGCCGATCAAACCTCAGTGAGaaaatggcaattttttttgctttctgtaaAAACTTGATATGACATAACCAAAACCACAAAAGTCATGACCAGGTTTCTAAAAATACCTAACTCACCCCTCCATAATGTGTTATGtcttataagcctggcgggccaccaggctgtACTTGCCAAAAGTAAAGCCTGGAATTTGTGTTTACTTTWTTTTAAATACAGCTTTTTATGCACCAGTAATGATGACGGATTAAGCTAGCTGWCGCATTTATGGTGACCCCTGCCACTTGgtttagcaggttttctgggagAAAAGTGTCtccataacattttattgctgttagTTCCATTAGTTTGTCGATCAGATAATTGGGTTTCCAACCAGCAAGTCAAGCTAATTGCTTTAATTGCCGTCACTAGTCCCAAACCTTATCTGGACATCATCTATTTAGGCCCAAATACTGTTGAACTtaccaacaaaatgttttaatctttaatctttttgtCCCTTTGCAGCCACCAGACCCAGACGACATGCTGGGACCATCCCAAGATGACGGAGCTCTACCAGTCTCTGTGTAAGTTTCACCTCAGTATCTTTTAaggtgtttttaatgtttttttttattggagtgTTTAAACTTACACGTAACGTTTTGCTCCTCAGCCGACCTGAACAACGTTCGGTTCTCGGCCTACCGCACCGCCATGAAGCTCAGGCGCCTGCAGAAAGCTCTCTGCTGTGAGTACGGTCACGGTGGCTCCTTGCCCCGTCGCGACGCAGCGCCTCGTCCTCCCCATTTGCCGCTTTTCTCTTCCCCTCGTCTTCGTCCCGCCTCTCCTGCCTCCTCTGTACTATTAACCATCTGTCccgttctgtttctgtttctgacgCATCATGGTGTCCATATGTGTGTTTACTCATCCCTCTCATCTTTTGCCTGTGGATCTGCAAAGTGGGAGCTGCCTACGTCTTTCTGTCAGGCTGCTGCGGCAGCACAGAGCAGAGGAATTATTTGTGACGCCAAagctttttataaataaaagcaaaatccCCCATCAGTGAAATTCTGGAGTTGAACATTTGCTCTGTGTGTCTCGTTGGTATGTTTCTAGCCACTCAATCACAATTGAATTTagggctggactttgactgggccatgcTTGCTACCTTGGTACCTCTTGGTGGATGTTTTAGgtgatgtttttctgctctAGTTTCAAGTATTTGTACACTGCTTTCAGTGTACAAATACTTGACTACATGGCCTTTGGACATGTAGGCCAACATGGCCTATATGGCCATCTCCTACATGGCCTTCGGACAACTTTGACTAGGActttctgtggatttttaatAGGATTAATTGTATCTCATGAAATCATTCCTTCTGAGATTTGGAGGAATGGATGGCTCTACAGAGCTATTACGCTAAATTTAGCAGCTATGCTAAAAAGAAATTTATGATTAttcttttctcctttatttAGGATGGTTTGAAACGGAAGAATATTTTCGAAGTTACGCAGGAGTAActtggtaaaatatttttttttgtctaatgtCATACACATCAAAGAAGTAACTACTTCTGAAGGCAGTTCCTTACACTGAGCTTAATACAAATGTCTTGTTTTCAGATGGTTGTTACACCATCAACGTcactaaacaaaatattttaatctgattaagcCTTTTGTGCCTGCTAAGGTTCagaaacttaaatgtttcaagaCTTTTTGCAAATAACTGACAGGCTGTAGCTGATGATTGACCAGCGCCTTCATCCTTCAGTTGTTGGGTGGCTTCAGTGGTGGTGTTCTCTGAGGCAACGTTGCTTAAAACTGTAAACTGTTCAAGTGAACATCACATGTAATTATCAGCCAATTTTCTATTTCACCTGGTCCATCTCAAGGCcttgaaaaagttaaatgcaaCTGAGACCAATCaacactaattttgtttttctttggactttaGAAGATGATGTTTGCAGTCAAACAAAACTTTGCTTTCATCCAAATCGCCATCTTTAAGTTAAtaagtgatgcaaaaaaattatttgcatctCGAGAACATGTTCTGTTTTGTAGAACGTTATTTTTGGCGTTCCACAAGGACCCGTTCTTGGCTCTTTTCTTTGTTGAGGAAAAACTTGCCAAAACCTCTAAACGATGTTCCAAAAAGCCTGGAGAACTGCTGATTCAAACTGCTTTTTAGGGATTTCAAGAATGTATTGTGACATGGAAGCAAAGCTCATCATCTGTGGTGGTGTTTCTTTGCTTAGTGGACCTGCTGAGCATGCAGACGGCGTGCGAGGTGTTCGAGCAGCACACCCTGAAGCAGAATGAGCAGCTGCTGGACATCTCCCAGCTGATGACCTGCCTTACCAGCCTGTACCAGCGGCTGGAGCAGAGCCACTCCCACCTGGTCAACGTCCAGCTGAGTGTGGACATGTGCCTCAACTGGCTGCTCAACGTCTACGACACGTACGTGAAAGCACGCCCCGACACGACCCCAGGAGTGTTTTCCCCCCAGAGCTAACCAGgttctgaaatgttgctttggCAGCGGGCGCACTGGGAAGATTCGGACTCTGTCGTTCAAAACTGGAATCATCTCGCTTTGCAAAGCCCACCTGGAGGATAAATACCGATGTAAGTCCAACCAACTCGTACATAAAACTAgaagttaaaattaaagttgatATCGATCTGATATTAATACCTGTATTGGTCCCGATTCTGAAAGCAATTCTAGATCTATTAAGTTCAATTCCATGCGTTGTGCTCCAGGCaacatcattattatttattctacactatatttagaattcctaattacACTCTCTGTagcattttaaaggtttgttgctgttaatttttacatgtttgaccaataCAGTCAACCTActgttttgtcagtttcaggttttttattcatgttatgCTGCTAATTGCACTGCGTGGatgaattaaagtttttactTGTTAACTTGTGAAGCTAtctgtgtatttaagtgtgatgtacttaaatttgtaattcagtgcatttatgtttaaaataagaaatggtttaagtcaattcagctgtttttctgtatcagcCGATACTAGACAtcagatatctgtatcagtTTTGgaagtgaaaacacaaagcatgGTTAAAATCAATGTCTTACacatttttgattaatatttacttaaagtttgctttgtttgaaaaattatgaaaaattcatttaaaaaatatttttaaaagaagaaatttatAGTTTGCAATAAGGATTTATgatcaaaaaatgaaaaatttgaatttattgtaatgttttatctttttttttagtgacaCTATTATTTTGGAGtcaatttattttgtacaagctatcaaactattttatgagtttattttattatcctttttttaaagtatttaattctttctctctctctcttcccctctGCATCTCCAGTTTTGTTCCGACAGGTCGCCAGCGCCACAGGTTTCTGTGACCAGCGCCGTTTGGGCCTCCTCCTCCACGACTCCATCCAGATCCCCCGGCAGCTCGGCGAGGTGGCGTCCTTCGGCGGCTCCAACATCGAGCCGTCCGTCCGCAGCTGCTTCCAGTTTGTACGTGCCTCAGTCAGAACCAGTCGGAATAGACCTGGATGCAGACACAAGCAGTGGCTAATTCTGCTGGGCTGCATGTGATTACTTGCCTTCTCATTTCCCCGCTGCCTGCCAGCCTGGCGGTGTGAAGGCAGCTTATCATTATCCAGCTCAATAGCTAGAGTCAACTTTGTAGTCTTGACTCTGCTGTCCTGCTTCTGTAGAGAGACGGAATGAAAGGGGAACATTTTCCTGCTAactcttctctgtttttgtcgGGATTTTTAGTTGGTTTCTCCTCTCTGAAAAGACACTTTCAAAAGTatgatgtaaaatcaacttttttgagctttacatcatgttataatgttgttccctcaacaaaaacacacctggagtgtttcctttcttctttcatgcatgttttgaaatcctttaatctcctgtggcaaccatcTTGGAGCGACTCAGTTCCTGCTTCGAGGTGATGCTTTTGCAGTTTCCAAGATTTtaagcttccgcctcacagaacAGCTGACTCCCCCCGCAATCctccactcggctccttcagactagacagcagctattagcaaacacctaCTACCTTATattcattataggagctacttctcagtgcaacgctggtaaaaacgtagttaaaggattaatagaggagtcgtgttgtgatgactttctgaaggcggagcagtttcagaaagagtcaggagcttcttaaagagacagacaccCAATTTCAGgcagttaaattacaaagtcaaaattttttaaaagttatatttgaaatatgtagcatttttataacaaactgatggtcatttatttactttaaacagcAATACATTGAATGATGCATCTGAATAAGTTCTGAACCTAAAATTTCTTTATTACTCCTAAATCTAAGTTTCtaagaaaatttgttttcagaaatgagTATAGATGCACTGATGCGCTCAGTACCTGGTTTGGGTTTCTGTCACATTCGTcttaagttctgtttttttcttttctctctctggctctctctctttctctctctctctttgcaggCCAACAACAAACCTGAGCTGGAGGCCTCCATGTTCCTGGACTGGATGCGTCTGGAGCCTCAGTCTATGGTTTGGCTCCCGGTGCTGCACCGGGTCGCGGCTGCAGAAACCGCCAAGCACCAAGCCAAGTGCAACATCTGCAAGGAGTGTCCCATCATCGGGTTCAGGTGGGTGAAGTGGTTGAAATCAAAACcgatccaatattaatatctgtgcCTCGACCAGCCGATACTGTATCGGTATCGGATGCAAAAAAATGGATCGGAGCATCCCCAGTTTACATGTGATGAATTAAGTTTGGTATCGACTGATATCAAGGAAAATCAGAATCAGTAGGCCAGGCTTTTGaaagatcagtgatcggccagaaaactgcaatcactGCCTCCATAATTCGTTCCtcttatttcatattttgttttgttagatgTGTTATGTCGACAGTATGGGGCGGGAAAAATCTTTCCTTTGCCCACAGCTGACTTCAGCTGCTTTGTGTGCTGCAAGATGCCATGGTAACCGTAACGTGATGTAAACATGCCTCCATAATAGGACTGAGATCATAACTGACCCTGGTTATGACTCAGCTTATTTCTAAGAACAGTTAAGAGGCTTTTTCACAATAAAGCCTCAGTCAGGTTTATGTCAGAGTGGTAGCCTGAtgcataaacaaaaatactctCTGAGCAACAATGTCCTATATTTATTcatctattttcttttcagaggttttttgtCATATacagctgattttaaaaagataaaatcaaataaactgaAGTCATCAGGTTACATGGATCCAGAAAAATAGAGAGGacacaaaggaaagaaaaaaaaagagggagaaggaaggaaggaaggaaggaaggaaggaaggaaggaaggaagNNNNNNNNNNNNNNNNNNNNNNNNNNNNNNNNNNNNNNNNNNNNNNNNNNNNNNNNNNNNNNNNNNNNNNNNNNNNNNNNNNNNNNNNNNNNNNNNNNNNNNNNNNNNNNNNNNNNNNNNNNNNNNNNNNNNNNNNNNNNNNNNNNNNNNNNNNNNNNNNNNNNNNNNNNNNNNNNNNNNNNNNNNNNNNNNNNNNNNNNNNNNNNNNNNNNNNNNNNNNNNNNNNNNNNNNNNNaggtaggtaggtaggtaggtaggtaggtaggtaggtaggtaggtaggtaggtaggtaggtaggtaggtaggttcCTCTCCTCTCATTTTCTCCTCTTATTAATCATGTattctatttttcttcttcttcagatatCGGAGCCTGAAACATTTCAACTATGACATTTGCCAAAGCTGCTTCTTCTCCGGCCGTGTTGCCAAGGGACACAAGATGCAATACCCCATGGTGGAATACTGCACTCCGGTAGGTTTGGGCCGAACCTGAAAAACAATCCTGCAGCGTTTAAGAGTCCAACTGCCATCTCTCCATCCAGCTAATAAGCCGACTGATTGtgctttgaattattttctgttagtgATGGTTACTATGAAAGACAAAGTATGTTGTTTActgcttttcattaaaatgaatctCAGTGGATCACAAGGTGGCGCTCCGCTCCATCTTGTACCCATCTAGTTTAGAAATTTGAAGCTTAAATCTTGACACAGTGACCATAAACTTAATCTAATATATTCTAGTCCAGATTTTGTCCAtgattgcaacaaaaaaaattttgccACCTTAaagatttcttgattttattattttttaaacttttttgtcaGTTACCTTTCAGATCATCAAAGCAAATTTTATATCAGAGAAAGAGAATCCAGTTTTCAAAGGATATCATGGattaaaggggggaaaaaatctaaacCAGCCTGTGTTTAAGATTGTCCTCCATGTTAAAGGATGAAGTAACTccagtgaaaatatatttttggacaaATTTTACCATCTGTTGTCAAATAGGACcagtctgacaacatgaagtagtcTGGAGGGACATATCTGAGGAAATTCTCCAAAAGATGTGATTTTAGATTCCTCTTTAAGGAAACACGATGCATGACTTCTTATCAGCTGTGTAATATAAATGCAAATTGCTTTCAAAAACATAAGTCATTGTGTCattgtttaaatgtaacattttgttttggtttttccataaaaatgtgTCTTGTCTGACCCTGTTTCTTTGCTCTGTTTCTGCAGACCACATCAGGGGAGGATGTGCGTGATTTTGCCAAGGTGCTGAAGAACAAATTCAGGACTAAGCGCTACTTTGCCAAACACCCACGCATGGGCTACCTGCCCGTCCAGACCATCCTGGAGGGGGACAACATGGAAACGTggggctcacacacacacacacacacacacacacacacacacacacacacacacacacacacacacacacacacacacacacacacacacacaNacacacacacacacacacacacacacacacacacacacacacacacacacacaaaatacagaCAAGAGACACAAGTAATATTCTGACCTACAGAAGAAGTCTAAACAACTTCtaaatttgcaataaattacAAGGATCACTCAGATTCCCCTTTAAATTTTGAACgtagaataaaagaacagaCCAACCACAGGTTAATATTACTTCCTGATATTGTTGTGAGTGTTGAGTGGGTTTTTATGTTTCCCAATCAAGCGTAGCTTTGATGCTTCTTCATGCCGGACCGTCGGATCACATCAACGTCTAAAGCTTTCAGATAACAACCGAGGCGAACTGCTCCTCAGGCTCTGAGACCAAAATCTGCTGTTCCTCAAATGTTACTAGAATACAAAGATAAcctgattaaatacaaaatgctgttttcagatttattgagGAATTGTATATTTGCTGAAGAAGAATTAAAGTTAATTGTTACTCATTTATATCGGCTAAAGATCTTCTGgcaattcatccatccatccattttcttgcacccttgtctcttattggggtcgggagggttgctggtgcctatctccagctaacgtttcaggcgagaggcggggtcaccctggacaggtcgccagtctgtcgcagggcaacacagagacacacaggacacacaaccatgcacacacacacactcatacctaggggcaatttggagaggccaattaacctaaagAAGTATGTAAGAGTTGTTTAAAGCGGATTTGCGAAAAAAATAAGTGATCTGAAGGGGAAACCCTGTGGAACTCCCTTTTTAATAagttatttgtgaaaaacagccaaacaaCCAAACGGGACATGAGGCcctgaaaacatttccacattgcTCCCAGTTTACTTgattgaaaacaaagattttgcatcatttaataaatgtaacattagCATGTTGGAGtccaaaataaatgcatctaaaatttAATTTGCTGAATTTGTGTCAGCAGAACCGAATGAAGGTTGAAGGTTTCTAAAATATACCAAAGAAATCAGCTGCATGGTTtctatatttgaaatatttaactatATAAAAACCCTCTGAAGCTGAATCTTCCACTATAGCATATGTGTGCAATGGAATCTGGAGCTGGATTAATGTGTAACTGGACTATTTTCTTCTACCATGCTAAACAAACACATTATCACACCTTCCTTATGTTTAGCTTTTGTGTGKATGTTTAACTTCCATTTACTCAATAAAACTCAGCTAAAGGTGCACTCTGAACTTTGGAGCTTGCAGAATATTATTAGAAAGATCCAATTGTAATGATGTTATGCTGTTTCTCTTCCAGTCCTGTCACCCTGATCAACTTCTGGCCTGTAGATCATGCGTGAGTATCTGACACACTGTCTCAGTCTTCTGCTGCTTATATAAAcctctgtttttataaaaataaaaaaaacatggcaccAAGCACTCAGTAAGCTCAGGACTTTGTCACCACCTTGAGGTCACAGCGATTGTTCCACCAGGAGCAGATTGCCAACTATAATGAAAATAGCCTCACATCCTTAATCCAATCAGCTCCTCAACCGAAGCTTAAAATGCATTCTGAACAATTGCGGCAACTCAAAAGTTGACTTTTCTTGTGCAGTAATTCATGTTGGAAAAGAAAGTCTCATAAAGACATAAATTAACACAGCAATCAGACCAGAAGTCTGTGAGCAGGAGCCACAAAGTTTATTCTTAAAGCTGGTTGTAAAGAGTTTTAAATATTGAggcttaaaataacttttttttaatagacatCAGAAAAAATGACGGGCAACAAAACGGTCTAGCGCAACATCTGCCATCtaaacagatggatgtttgtGTCTGATGTTTAAAACTTTCTGTAAAATTGAATTCCAGGTTTTCATTTGAGtcaattttctattttaaataagaaaataaacacaatgctGTGTGTAATCAGTCTATATTAGTCATATGGCAAATTACTGCAACTATTCAAGAATATTCAAACTTTTGAATAAATCACAGTATCATCAACGTAAAGCAGGATAAACCTTTTTATCCGATGTCTGGGATTTCCAGCTGCAACTGTCCTTTCCTGTTTGACTCATGCCGTTACGTTgtcctttctctctttcaggCCTGGGTCGTCTCCTCAACTCTCTCACGACGACACACATTCTCGGATCGAGCACTACGCCAAccggtaacacacacacacacacactctgtatCCTTGCTTTTCTGGCATTAGGTGTTGCTAACATGCCGTGGTGCAGCAGTCTTTACCACCTcctacttctgtttttattccactCACATTCCATGCTGCTGTCCTCAACCTTGGAAGTGTCCCAGCTAATGGCCTATAATTGctaattttgagttttctctACTTGTTGTGTTGCATCTGGACACGAGGGGTTGAGAACATGCGTTGAACGGGGCAGCAGGAGCGGGTCAAGGGGGGTTGTGTTTTTGGCAGTTGTGTCCGCTAAGTAACTCCaccaacttttgtttttattggctgatatgatcatttatttgttgtttgcatAACCGCACACTCTAAGAATACTGACAAAGTTTGGAAAAATGGCCtcaatgttgttgtttctttgttcaaaatcaaattttgaGGAGGTTGAGCAATGACTGTGATGGAGCACAACACTAAGGGCTTGACTCCCATTCCTAAAGGGGAGAGAGCAGCACCTTCCACACCATGAAATACAGAATTGGAAATTGGAAGGAAGATGATAAATGGTTTCCAACAGATCTGTCCTTTTCTGGaggagtggcaagaagaaagacaCTAGACGCCAATTTACAAGCCAACATGGAGGAAAttgttctggtcagatgagaccaaatttTGTGGCTCTTTGCAAGAAAATTGACAAAGAGCAACACAGTTTGTCGACTCAAAAAAACCCTGCTGGGCTTCTTCAGAATACACCAAAGAAGACATGACTGACCACTGTCTCAGTCATTTTCCTAACAGGAAGTCTTTGAACAAGACCAAAGTCTTCAGAACATCTGGTACTCTGCAACATGCTAGCCGTCTTTACAACATATGCTAATAGCCTGGAAGCTGAGCTTAAAGCTTCCAGGGTGGCTCAGCACTGACTAGTATTATACAGTTctatttccaaattaaaaacaatcccCAAAataattccaataaaatgtttgacttgTAAACTTATAAAAATCCAGAGCAGGTATTGTATGTCAAAGATAAAACAAGACGCAATAAGTGGTTCACtaaatgggaaaaagaaaaagagaaacggCCAGTGGTCGGATCGCACTGAATGATCCAACCAGAACTTGAATTGCTCTGGAACTGATGGAAGCCCCTGAAGCTGACAGCCAGCTGTCGGTCTCCGGTCTCTTTGGTTTAAAGACTGACTGCTCTGTTTCTTCCCCCTCCGCAGGTTAGCTGAAATGGAGAACCGTAATGGCTCTTATCTGAATGACAGTATCTCACCCAATGAGAGCATGTGAGAacagcttcttgtttttttttttgttttgttctaccCTGTCCTCCTAACTCACTGACTGGCTTTCTGCGTGTCGGCTGCTTCTGTCCTCCTTGTTTCCACTGGCTGCCTGTGTTACTCGTCTGTAAATGTGTATTCTGGATTTAAGGTCAAATCTTTTgacctcctttttttttattcccccttGACTATCtgttgttcagttttattgtccTCCTTCAATATTCTGTTGGATTAATTAACAAAACCCTAGAAATGTACGCAAGAATGCATATTTAAACTCATGACGTGAccatgttttaaataactttctCTTATTTCCCTTCTAAAAAACAATTGGTTTTGTAGTTTTATCTACAAAGTCTTGAGTTTCATCTAGTCAAAGAATCTATGGCGAGGTTCAGAGAGAGGACAGTTGATGCTGCCTAATATAAACTCAACTATTAAAACTCACTTATAAACTTAATAAGTCTCTAGGAGTAAAACGGGCGTATTTCTTTGATTGTAGTCGATCTTTCTGAGACTTGTTGCTCTGTCTTCCTTACTTGACTTTATCAGAGAACAAGTAGAGGAAGTCCAATCACTGAATGCGAGTATGACTTTATCAACCAAGAACTGACCAGAGCCAGGCCACAGAGTAAACATGCCTTTTAGATTGttttagaagcaaaaaaaatgaagaattattcttattttcttgttttgttgttccGTTTTGGCCTGAGTCAGCTCTGTAGCCTCACCAAGTCAAAGTTCTGAGTTTTTAACttccaaaactaatttttgTTGCGGTTATGACGAGAAAAATGTATCATCAGCATACATTTGATAAGTGGTGTTGTAGTACTGAGCTATTTAATGAAAGTGTCCTGAGAACAAACCCCAAAAGTAATGCAAGATCTGAATCAATATCATGTAAAAATGATCAGAGCTTTCCATTTAGGATGGAATGTTTTTCAATCAGGTTTGAACAAATCTTTTTGTCTCTTAGTGTCGTGAGAAGTGatgcacagttttatttttttgtgtacaaAATGAAGGCAAACATAGGACAGACTCAGATGATGGCAGAAGTTTTTCCCGACCTGTAGGCCAGCAAAACagatcttgtttttgttctttatcgttcttattttattcttctgtgCCAACATTTGGTTACATTTACACATCTTAATGATGATCCAGTTTAAGATTCAGAGAACTCTTCATGAATAGATTTTAGGCTGGacagaaatcaaatcaaagataAAGCAGCTCAGAGGCTGATAGTTTATTgataatgaacaaaaacaatgttgatattttcagccaaacatttttctgttcctCTCTCTGAGCTTCAGATTCTCCATCTGTGTTCCAGTCCcgttctgctgctccttcattcaccttctgcttttctttttctccattttttcctgtgtgtgtgtgcgcgtgtgtgtgttcacacatGCACGTCCATGCCACGGTGTCTCTGTGACcttatgaatgtgtgtgtcaATCATTGGTGGGTAtgtttgatgtgtgtgtgtgtgtgtgtgtgtgtatctgcaGCGATGACGAGCACATGTTGATCCAGCACTACTGCCAGTCTCTGAACCAAGGCTCTCCTCTCAGTCAGCCCCGCAGCCCCGCCCAGATCCTcatctccatggaaacagagGAGAAGGGAGAGCTTGAGAGGGTTCTGGGTGACCTGGAGCAGGAGAACAGGTCAGTGGAGGAAAGCGATGTTTAATGGTCATTTGATTTggaacacaaagtagcacatcaTGGAAGGaggtttcaaaaaccttttatgaTTTATGGAAAAATTAATAGTAATAAATATCACGgtcacaaattttttttttttactttttagaattattttccATGTCCAAATAGtgaagaataaacatttttttagattaaagcaagaatttaagtcattttttaatttccttctgtAATTACGTTTTAAGTGTGGCGtgaatttttattctgaaatcactaaataaaatctgatgtaGTCGCCTCCAGATATAACCAACACTTAAAATCACAAGttagaaaaattaacaaaattaaaaaagaaaatgtctttatcTTAAGGgccatttttttaattccaagtcaaaaagaaatgaaaattgtgttgtttttttcttatttgtcttGTCTCAGGTTAGATGTTTCTGTGATTGGGTTGACC
Proteins encoded:
- the dmd gene encoding dystrophin isoform X12 codes for the protein MREQFRNHQTQTTCWDHPKMTELYQSLSDLNNVRFSAYRTAMKLRRLQKALCLDLLSMQTACEVFEQHTLKQNEQLLDISQLMTCLTSLYQRLEQSHSHLVNVQLSVDMCLNWLLNVYDTGRTGKIRTLSFKTGIISLCKAHLEDKYRFLFRQVASATGFCDQRRLGLLLHDSIQIPRQLGEVASFGGSNIEPSVRSCFQFANNKPELEASMFLDWMRLEPQSMVWLPVLHRVAAAETAKHQAKCNICKECPIIGFRYRSLKHFNYDICQSCFFSGRVAKGHKMQYPMVEYCTPTTSGEDVRDFAKVLKNKFRTKRYFAKHPRMGYLPVQTILEGDNMETPVTLINFWPVDHAPGSSPQLSHDDTHSRIEHYANRLAEMENRNGSYLNDSISPNESIDDEHMLIQHYCQSLNQGSPLSQPRSPAQILISMETEEKGELERVLGDLEQENRKLQAEYDRLKKAHDRKGLSPLPSPPEMLPVSPQSARDAELIAEAKLLRQHKGRLEARMQILEDHNKQLESQLHRLRQLLEQTDSKVNGTALSSPSTSSQRSDSSLPLLRVAASQTTDTMGDDEFSSPSQDASGLEEVVEQLNNTFPHSQGLGIGSLFHMADDLGRAMESLVSAMTVERSVELPRPF